From Solibacillus isronensis, the proteins below share one genomic window:
- a CDS encoding YtnP family quorum-quenching lactonase, with translation MDRFEFHNMTLTWLHGGVTALDGGAMFGVVPKALWSRKYPVNELNQIELACEPILIQYEGKNYLIDSGVGAGKLNEKQLRNFGVSEESTIEKSLAEAGLQPSDIDAILMTHLHFDHAGGLTKWEGDKLVPVFPNAVIHTTQIEWDEMRNPNIRSKNTYWKENWEPVQHLVSTYEGELEVAPGLKMIHTGGHSEGHAIIRLEQNGEVALHMADIMPTHAHQNPLWVLAYDDYPMTSVFAKEKLMKEALSNGYRFIFYHDAYYRMIQWDATGKEVTDSLERSKPALIK, from the coding sequence ATGGATCGATTTGAATTTCACAACATGACACTGACATGGTTACATGGGGGTGTCACAGCACTGGATGGCGGAGCTATGTTTGGGGTAGTGCCAAAAGCACTGTGGTCTCGTAAATATCCGGTAAATGAATTGAACCAAATTGAATTAGCATGTGAACCAATTTTAATTCAATACGAGGGGAAAAATTACTTAATCGATTCTGGGGTAGGTGCTGGTAAGTTAAATGAAAAGCAACTGCGCAATTTCGGTGTTTCCGAAGAATCAACAATTGAAAAAAGCTTAGCTGAAGCTGGATTACAGCCAAGTGATATTGATGCAATTCTGATGACACATCTACATTTTGATCATGCTGGCGGATTAACGAAGTGGGAAGGGGACAAGCTTGTTCCGGTTTTCCCTAATGCAGTTATTCACACGACACAGATTGAATGGGATGAGATGCGCAATCCGAATATCCGTTCAAAAAATACGTATTGGAAAGAAAACTGGGAGCCTGTACAGCATTTAGTCTCAACATATGAAGGGGAGCTGGAAGTGGCTCCAGGCTTAAAAATGATCCATACGGGCGGCCATAGTGAAGGGCATGCAATTATTCGCCTTGAACAAAATGGGGAAGTGGCGTTACATATGGCGGATATTATGCCGACACATGCCCACCAAAATCCGCTTTGGGTATTGGCATATGATGATTACCCGATGACAAGCGTATTTGCGAAGGAAAAGTTAATGAAAGAAGCGCTGTCAAATGGCTACCGTTTTATCTTCTACCATGATGCGTATTACCGCATGATTCAGTGGGATGCAACAGGCAAGGAAGTAACAGACAGCCTGGAACGTTCGAAACCGGCATTAATTAAGTAA
- a CDS encoding DUF3169 family protein: protein MFFGCAAIITEQSIVIQILSIPAILLAIIATPLVGNYIKYVYPYREIPSYNDKQYTKKMFEMSDEGERHIMLQGLYSAFNLENILLLCSLLLGMFCSVASGESQLFAILIIAIILITVNTQYMLKVRNR, encoded by the coding sequence ATTTTTTTTGGTTGTGCAGCTATCATTACAGAACAGTCAATCGTTATTCAAATTCTTTCAATTCCTGCTATATTATTAGCTATTATTGCTACACCATTAGTAGGCAATTATATTAAATATGTGTATCCGTACCGTGAAATCCCTTCTTATAATGATAAGCAATATACGAAAAAGATGTTTGAAATGTCCGACGAAGGCGAGCGCCATATCATGTTACAAGGGTTATATTCGGCATTTAATTTAGAGAATATTTTATTACTATGTTCCTTGTTACTAGGCATGTTCTGTTCAGTCGCATCCGGTGAATCCCAGCTTTTCGCCATTCTCATCATTGCTATAATATTAATTACTGTAAACACTCAATATATGCTGAAAGTACGTAATCGATAA
- a CDS encoding PepSY domain-containing protein, whose amino-acid sequence MNLKDFTIGVVTGMAAAVIVKEMSNRVAPFANPDHILANIKDEFKKHAPIDGSWIYMKTENFSNGFTETPVYRGGISRTINGEPENYEFAADARSGAIVDIKQI is encoded by the coding sequence ATGAATTTAAAAGACTTTACAATAGGGGTTGTAACAGGGATGGCAGCTGCTGTCATTGTTAAGGAAATGAGCAATCGTGTCGCACCATTTGCGAACCCAGATCATATTTTAGCTAACATTAAAGATGAATTTAAAAAACATGCACCAATTGATGGTTCTTGGATTTACATGAAAACTGAAAACTTCAGCAATGGCTTTACAGAAACTCCGGTTTACCGTGGAGGTATTTCACGTACAATCAACGGCGAGCCAGAAAACTACGAGTTCGCAGCAGATGCCCGTTCCGGTGCCATTGTAGATATTAAACAAATATAA
- a CDS encoding M42 family metallopeptidase encodes MNQDTLALFKTLTELPGAPGNERAVRNFMRSELAKYSDEVIQDNLGGVFGVRKPKDEQAPKILVAGHMDEVAFMVTSITENGMIRFQTLGGWWNQVMLAQRVTLYTKDREIPGVIASIPPHLLTDAERSKPMDIKNMLIDIGADSKEDAMNLGVRPGQSIIPVCPFTPMANPKKIMAKAWDNRYGCGLAIELLKEIHGQEVKSHIYSGANVMEEVGLRGAAVSSNMIKPDLFFALDASPANDTSGDKNEFGQLGKGTLLRILDRSMVTHRGMREFVLDTAESNNIPYQYFVSQGGTDAGRVHTQNDGIPSAVIGVCSRYIHTSASIIHVDDYAAAKELLVKLIQTADRSTIESIRANV; translated from the coding sequence ATGAATCAAGATACACTTGCTCTTTTTAAAACATTAACAGAACTGCCTGGTGCACCAGGGAATGAGCGTGCGGTCCGCAATTTTATGCGCTCGGAATTAGCAAAATATTCTGATGAAGTGATCCAGGATAATTTAGGTGGCGTATTTGGTGTTCGTAAACCAAAAGATGAACAAGCGCCAAAAATTTTAGTTGCTGGCCATATGGATGAAGTCGCTTTTATGGTTACTTCCATTACTGAAAACGGCATGATCCGTTTCCAAACACTTGGCGGCTGGTGGAATCAGGTTATGCTGGCACAGCGCGTTACGCTTTATACAAAAGACCGTGAAATCCCAGGTGTTATTGCATCAATTCCGCCGCACTTATTAACAGATGCGGAACGTTCTAAACCGATGGATATTAAAAATATGCTGATCGATATCGGAGCAGATTCAAAAGAAGATGCGATGAATTTAGGTGTACGTCCAGGACAATCCATTATTCCTGTATGTCCATTCACACCGATGGCCAATCCGAAAAAAATTATGGCAAAAGCGTGGGATAACCGCTACGGCTGTGGATTAGCGATTGAACTTTTAAAAGAGATTCACGGTCAAGAAGTGAAGAGCCATATTTATTCTGGAGCGAATGTTATGGAAGAGGTCGGTTTACGCGGTGCAGCGGTTTCATCTAATATGATTAAACCTGATCTGTTTTTTGCATTGGATGCATCACCGGCGAATGATACATCTGGCGATAAAAATGAATTCGGTCAACTAGGTAAAGGAACATTACTACGAATTTTAGACCGTTCAATGGTTACACACCGTGGTATGCGTGAATTTGTGCTGGACACAGCAGAATCAAACAATATTCCATACCAATATTTCGTCTCTCAAGGTGGTACAGACGCAGGACGTGTACACACTCAAAATGACGGGATTCCATCAGCTGTAATCGGGGTATGCTCACGTTATATTCACACATCTGCTTCGATTATTCATGTGGATGATTATGCAGCTGCTAAAGAACTGTTAGTAAAATTAATTCAAACTGCCGACCGATCTACAATCGAATCTATTCGCGCAAACGTATAA
- a CDS encoding DUF84 family protein produces MRVAVGSKNKAKLGAVEAIVKQYFPEATIENMEVPSDVSIQPFSNEETRQGAINRARHTMMLTNADITFGLEGGVDEIEGTMYCCNWGAAVLKDGTVIASSGAQFALPEEIAQELRMGKELGPVMDVYTDSENIRHHQGAVGIFSNNLIDRKEMFEHIVKLLVGQILFKINKEQSDRM; encoded by the coding sequence ATGAGAGTAGCAGTCGGATCGAAAAATAAGGCGAAATTAGGTGCCGTTGAAGCAATTGTCAAACAGTATTTCCCTGAAGCCACAATCGAAAATATGGAAGTGCCTTCAGATGTATCAATTCAGCCCTTCTCAAATGAAGAAACGAGACAAGGGGCGATCAACCGTGCACGTCATACAATGATGCTTACAAATGCTGATATAACATTTGGACTTGAAGGCGGCGTCGATGAAATCGAAGGAACAATGTATTGCTGTAACTGGGGGGCGGCTGTTTTGAAGGATGGGACAGTCATTGCCAGCTCAGGAGCTCAATTTGCCTTACCGGAAGAAATTGCACAGGAGCTTCGTATGGGCAAGGAACTCGGACCGGTGATGGACGTCTATACAGATAGCGAAAATATTCGCCATCATCAAGGAGCAGTTGGTATTTTTTCAAATAATTTAATCGACCGAAAAGAAATGTTTGAACATATTGTTAAGTTATTAGTCGGTCAAATCTTGTTTAAAATAAACAAAGAGCAATCGGACCGGATGTAG
- a CDS encoding DUF1444 domain-containing protein: MESKQLVAELKTKLGEANFTFTFDEKHDKLRLEHKKIGRGMDISLPEILTKYEKKKQQAIDEVIYTIEQTFLAMQREKEQGFAGLASVYPIIRSTSFPKKSNDGHAFVMTDHTAETRIYYALDLGTTYRLIDESMLPKLNVTEEHIREAARFSVKKLPTSVKRDEVSGNVYYFLNQNDGYDASRILNESFLKEMESQIEGEMTVSVPHQDVLIIGDIRNEVGYDVLAQMTMHFFTVGAVPITSLSFVYENGHLEPIFILAKNKVKKEQEEK; the protein is encoded by the coding sequence ATGGAATCGAAACAGTTAGTAGCTGAACTGAAGACTAAGCTAGGTGAGGCAAACTTTACATTCACATTCGATGAAAAGCATGATAAATTACGTCTTGAACATAAAAAAATTGGACGAGGGATGGATATCTCTTTACCCGAAATTTTAACGAAGTACGAAAAGAAAAAACAGCAGGCAATTGATGAAGTAATTTATACAATTGAGCAAACATTTTTAGCGATGCAGCGGGAAAAAGAACAGGGTTTTGCCGGTCTTGCTTCTGTTTATCCAATTATCCGCTCAACATCCTTCCCTAAAAAGTCGAATGATGGTCATGCTTTTGTCATGACAGATCATACAGCGGAAACACGTATTTATTATGCGCTCGATTTAGGTACAACTTATCGTTTAATTGATGAGTCAATGTTGCCGAAATTAAATGTAACAGAGGAGCATATACGTGAAGCTGCACGTTTTTCTGTAAAAAAATTGCCGACTTCTGTTAAACGTGATGAAGTTTCCGGTAATGTTTATTACTTTTTAAATCAGAATGACGGTTATGATGCAAGCCGTATTTTAAACGAAAGCTTTTTGAAAGAAATGGAAAGTCAAATTGAAGGCGAAATGACGGTATCTGTCCCGCACCAGGACGTATTAATTATTGGTGATATTCGGAATGAAGTAGGGTATGATGTATTAGCGCAGATGACGATGCATTTCTTTACAGTTGGCGCGGTTCCGATTACGAGCTTGTCATTTGTATATGAAAACGGTCATTTAGAACCAATATTTATTTTAGCGAAAAACAAAGTAAAAAAGGAGCAAGAAGAAAAATGA
- the ytpR gene encoding YtpR family tRNA-binding protein, with protein MKVAYNKAHVGDVLLVQLSMEPIVKTAMDRAGDVAILKEETTGEVKAFNLFNASKYVELDVAGNVEVTPELVEKIEAALKANGAEISLDVDFSPKFVVGYVESKEKHPNADKLSVCKVNVGDETLQIVCGAPNVDAGQKVVVAKVGAVMPSGLLIKEGNLRGEDSFGMLCSARELAIPGAPEVKGILVLEDSAEVGSPFEVPTR; from the coding sequence ATGAAAGTAGCTTACAACAAAGCACATGTAGGAGATGTCCTATTAGTTCAATTATCAATGGAGCCAATCGTAAAAACAGCGATGGATCGCGCTGGCGATGTAGCCATTTTAAAAGAAGAGACAACTGGTGAAGTGAAAGCATTTAACCTTTTTAATGCTAGCAAGTACGTAGAACTGGATGTTGCAGGGAATGTGGAAGTAACACCGGAACTTGTAGAGAAAATAGAAGCAGCTTTAAAAGCAAATGGCGCAGAAATTTCTCTAGATGTAGACTTCTCACCAAAATTTGTAGTTGGCTATGTTGAATCAAAAGAAAAGCATCCAAATGCAGATAAACTAAGTGTTTGTAAAGTAAACGTTGGAGATGAAACATTACAAATCGTATGTGGAGCACCGAATGTTGACGCAGGCCAAAAAGTAGTTGTAGCTAAAGTTGGCGCTGTTATGCCTTCTGGTCTATTGATCAAAGAAGGTAACTTACGCGGTGAAGATTCATTCGGTATGCTTTGCTCTGCACGTGAACTAGCAATTCCAGGCGCACCTGAAGTAAAAGGTATTTTAGTGCTGGAAGATTCTGCAGAAGTAGGAAGCCCATTCGAGGTTCCAACTCGTTAA
- a CDS encoding DNA translocase FtsK yields the protein MSWIKNKFNKLFKMDSDEEYDEYDDSPKMDEIDQTKQSQAQQNYYEEPDAPKKAFRFPLIEDDYEETVKQENEQRQTTRFYDDDKEELTLPNYLQKHTAKEVYEVEVSGIRDLLERRRKGKGHTNVVHTRDPVRRLPNLKEEREAIRHNKPVRAERTENKQILKPIEIRKRFIPTDVPSPVHGFKKPSSIEKLIEKQQDEKLKNEEHEHKSLIEPEHNETAEQPTEPVDVQPNEEEQQAVTNYEQEIHEPYSEEEIAQTEPLESEPELAPVNEEELIEVENDESIEEDKQPVKEEVLEQRTEAVVEIEDEAEEVVKEEPSVAETISDVQVKHVTIENSTIHIGQLNVEQMPPSEEAIVIEEKKEETDAVQPISTRSRVPFNVVMLKSDKQKLMTKQFVEQQLSMQSKKNKLDEVKQENIMNPVEETNEVHTELEDIVQHEKNDEIEAVKKEAQLSQNEVRPVQENAEIITFNEQVVKHEPTNQYEEETMRVPISTSIGLLERESDIPAKVEELLEVAATTEAVVEEVPETLNVQEVPEIQEVTELPSVEEEEEPIVEETADVKAPSTQEVIAEEAETVIEAPPVKRIPYVKPPLEYLVPPEEMVEDRDWMDEQGENLVEALSHFQVQAQIESIVQGPAVTQFEITVGHGTKVSKVRNLTDDIKLALAAKDIRIDAPIPGKRSIGIEIPNRISRSVRLSEVTESASFKDSDSPLEAALGLDLTGKPVTIDLRKMPHGLIAGATGSGKSVCINSILVSLLYKANPNELKLMLIDPKMVELAPFNHIPHLVSPVITDVKAATAALKWAVEEMERRYELFMHSGARKIEAYNKMCDANGMYAQKLPYLLIVIDELADLMMMSPQDVEDSIVRITQKARAAGIHLIVATQRPSVDVITGLIKSNIPTRIAFSVSSQIDSRTILDSQGAERLLGRGDMLYLGNGMSAPTRIQGTFVTDDEIEEIIEYVREQGEPQYIFKQEELLKRSETIEEQDELFEEACRFVFEQGSASTSLLQRRYHIGYNRAARLIDMLERHGYVSEPKGSKPRDVYITEEELFEQFGG from the coding sequence ATGAGTTGGATTAAAAATAAATTTAATAAGCTATTTAAAATGGATTCAGATGAAGAATATGATGAGTATGATGATTCTCCAAAAATGGATGAAATAGATCAAACAAAACAATCACAAGCGCAGCAAAATTATTATGAAGAACCTGATGCGCCGAAAAAAGCATTCCGTTTTCCTTTAATAGAAGATGATTATGAAGAAACAGTTAAGCAAGAAAATGAGCAGCGACAAACGACGCGCTTTTATGATGATGATAAGGAAGAACTGACATTACCAAATTATTTGCAAAAGCATACAGCCAAGGAAGTATATGAAGTCGAAGTATCCGGTATACGAGATTTACTGGAACGCCGCCGCAAAGGGAAAGGCCACACAAATGTCGTGCATACAAGAGATCCTGTACGACGTTTACCGAATTTAAAAGAAGAACGGGAAGCGATACGTCACAATAAGCCTGTACGCGCAGAAAGAACTGAAAATAAACAAATTTTAAAACCGATCGAAATTAGGAAACGTTTTATTCCTACCGATGTTCCGTCGCCTGTACATGGTTTTAAAAAGCCGTCATCAATTGAAAAATTAATTGAAAAGCAGCAGGATGAAAAGCTTAAAAATGAAGAGCACGAACATAAATCACTAATTGAACCAGAACATAATGAAACGGCAGAACAGCCGACTGAACCGGTTGATGTACAACCAAATGAGGAAGAACAACAAGCTGTAACAAATTATGAACAAGAAATACATGAGCCTTATTCAGAAGAAGAAATTGCCCAAACTGAACCACTTGAATCAGAACCTGAACTTGCCCCTGTGAATGAGGAAGAATTGATCGAAGTCGAAAATGACGAATCAATTGAAGAAGACAAGCAACCGGTGAAAGAAGAGGTGCTTGAACAACGGACAGAAGCAGTTGTCGAAATAGAAGATGAAGCGGAAGAAGTAGTGAAAGAGGAACCTTCCGTTGCAGAAACAATCAGTGATGTACAAGTGAAGCATGTAACAATTGAAAATTCGACAATACACATCGGTCAATTAAATGTGGAGCAAATGCCTCCATCTGAAGAAGCCATTGTAATTGAAGAGAAGAAGGAAGAAACGGATGCAGTACAGCCAATCAGTACGAGAAGCCGTGTTCCTTTTAATGTGGTGATGCTGAAGTCAGACAAGCAAAAACTGATGACGAAGCAATTTGTTGAACAGCAGTTAAGCATGCAAAGTAAAAAAAATAAACTAGACGAAGTAAAGCAAGAAAACATTATGAATCCGGTTGAAGAAACTAATGAAGTTCATACTGAACTAGAGGATATAGTGCAACATGAAAAGAATGATGAAATAGAAGCTGTTAAAAAGGAAGCTCAGTTATCTCAGAATGAAGTACGACCTGTACAGGAAAATGCTGAAATCATTACTTTTAACGAACAGGTTGTGAAGCATGAACCGACTAATCAGTATGAAGAGGAAACGATGAGGGTACCTATTTCTACATCTATTGGGTTGTTGGAACGTGAATCCGATATACCTGCAAAAGTAGAAGAGTTATTAGAAGTAGCAGCGACTACGGAAGCAGTAGTAGAAGAAGTTCCAGAAACGCTGAACGTTCAAGAAGTACCGGAAATCCAAGAGGTAACAGAACTTCCGTCAGTTGAAGAAGAGGAAGAGCCAATTGTTGAAGAAACAGCAGACGTAAAAGCACCTTCTACTCAAGAAGTGATAGCAGAGGAAGCTGAGACCGTAATAGAAGCACCTCCAGTTAAAAGGATACCTTATGTAAAGCCACCTCTTGAATACTTAGTACCGCCGGAGGAAATGGTGGAAGACCGCGACTGGATGGATGAACAAGGCGAAAATTTAGTGGAAGCACTATCCCATTTCCAAGTTCAGGCGCAGATTGAATCGATTGTCCAAGGACCGGCCGTTACACAATTTGAAATTACAGTAGGGCACGGGACGAAGGTAAGCAAAGTCCGCAATTTAACGGATGATATTAAATTGGCATTAGCTGCAAAAGATATTCGAATTGATGCGCCAATTCCGGGGAAACGATCGATCGGTATTGAAATTCCAAACCGGATTTCTCGTTCGGTGCGCCTATCAGAAGTGACAGAATCAGCTTCGTTTAAAGATTCAGATTCCCCATTGGAAGCAGCACTTGGTTTGGATTTAACAGGAAAGCCAGTCACAATCGACTTACGGAAAATGCCGCATGGTCTGATCGCCGGTGCCACAGGATCGGGTAAATCGGTATGTATTAACTCGATTTTAGTCAGCCTGCTGTATAAAGCAAATCCGAATGAATTAAAACTTATGCTGATTGACCCGAAAATGGTAGAACTGGCGCCATTTAACCATATTCCGCATTTAGTCAGCCCTGTTATTACAGATGTTAAAGCAGCGACTGCAGCGTTAAAATGGGCAGTTGAGGAAATGGAAAGACGTTATGAGTTATTTATGCACAGCGGTGCACGTAAAATAGAAGCATATAATAAAATGTGTGATGCAAATGGTATGTATGCACAGAAGCTTCCTTACTTATTAATTGTCATCGATGAGTTGGCAGATTTAATGATGATGTCCCCACAAGATGTGGAAGACAGCATTGTACGAATTACGCAAAAGGCCCGTGCTGCAGGAATACACTTAATTGTTGCTACACAGCGCCCATCAGTAGATGTTATAACTGGTCTGATAAAGTCCAATATTCCAACGCGTATCGCCTTTTCAGTATCATCACAAATCGACTCTCGCACAATTTTGGATTCACAGGGTGCAGAACGATTGCTGGGACGCGGAGATATGCTATATTTAGGAAATGGAATGTCGGCTCCAACCCGTATTCAAGGTACATTTGTAACAGATGATGAGATCGAAGAAATTATCGAGTATGTACGTGAACAAGGAGAGCCACAATATATTTTTAAACAGGAAGAATTATTAAAACGCTCAGAAACAATAGAGGAACAAGATGAGTTGTTTGAAGAGGCATGCCGATTTGTGTTTGAACAAGGCTCAGCATCGACATCACTTTTACAACGCCGTTATCATATTGGCTATAATCGAGCAGCTAGATTAATCGATATGTTAGAGCGACATGGTTATGTTTCAGAACCAAAAGGAAGCAAACCGAGAGATGTATATATTACAGAAGAAGAGCTGTTTGAGCAATTCGGAGGCTAA
- the murC gene encoding UDP-N-acetylmuramate--L-alanine ligase gives MTRYHFTGIKGSGMSSLAQILFDAGEQVQGSDYETYYFTEQPLRDRGIEILNFDENNIKEGLTVIAGNAFNDDHPELVRARELGVEVIRYHKFLGEYSNRYTSIAITGAHGKTSTTGLMSHVVGGYMPTSYLIGDGTGSGKKDASYFVMEACEYRRHFLAYHPDYAIMTNIDFDHPDYFTSIDDVYDAFQQLALQVNKAIIACGDDEQLQKIQANVPVVYYGFDPANDFSARNIVKTSEGTEFDVYVRNEFYSKFFIPLFGDHTILNSLAVISLCHYEGVPAKLIQERLNTYGGVKRRFTETKVGNAILVDDYAHHPTEIAATLQSARQKYPDREVVAVFQPHTFTRTKAFLQNFADSLSGADTTYLCDIFGSAREKQGELSIHDLANLIDGCTVLTTETVDQLKKHENAVFLFMGAGDVHKYQDAFEAILN, from the coding sequence ATGACACGCTATCATTTTACCGGTATTAAAGGTTCAGGCATGAGTTCCCTGGCGCAAATTCTATTTGATGCAGGAGAGCAAGTTCAAGGTTCCGACTATGAAACATACTATTTTACGGAGCAACCATTACGTGACCGAGGAATAGAAATTTTAAATTTCGATGAAAACAATATTAAAGAAGGTTTAACAGTTATTGCAGGGAATGCGTTTAATGATGATCATCCAGAATTAGTGCGTGCACGCGAGTTAGGTGTTGAGGTCATTCGCTATCATAAGTTTTTAGGTGAATACAGCAATCGCTATACTTCAATTGCCATCACAGGTGCACATGGTAAAACGTCTACGACTGGTTTAATGAGCCATGTTGTAGGCGGTTATATGCCGACATCGTATTTAATCGGTGACGGTACTGGTTCAGGTAAAAAAGATGCTTCATATTTTGTTATGGAAGCATGTGAATACCGTCGCCACTTTTTAGCGTACCATCCGGATTATGCAATTATGACGAATATCGATTTTGATCATCCGGATTATTTCACAAGTATTGACGATGTATACGATGCTTTCCAACAGCTGGCTTTACAAGTGAATAAAGCAATCATTGCCTGCGGAGATGATGAACAGCTTCAGAAAATTCAAGCCAATGTACCAGTTGTCTACTATGGTTTTGATCCTGCTAATGATTTTTCTGCGCGTAATATCGTAAAAACATCGGAAGGTACGGAATTTGATGTTTATGTACGTAATGAGTTTTACAGCAAATTCTTTATCCCGCTATTCGGTGACCATACGATTTTAAACTCTTTGGCGGTGATTTCACTTTGTCATTATGAAGGGGTTCCAGCAAAGCTGATTCAAGAACGCCTTAATACTTATGGCGGTGTAAAACGTCGATTTACTGAAACAAAAGTGGGTAATGCAATTTTAGTGGATGATTATGCACATCATCCAACAGAAATTGCGGCAACTTTGCAATCAGCGCGACAAAAATATCCAGATCGTGAAGTTGTAGCTGTATTCCAGCCTCATACTTTTACTCGAACTAAAGCATTTTTACAAAATTTTGCGGATAGTTTAAGCGGTGCCGACACAACCTACTTATGTGATATTTTTGGTTCAGCACGTGAAAAACAAGGAGAGCTTTCGATTCATGATTTAGCAAACTTAATCGATGGCTGTACTGTGTTAACAACCGAAACAGTTGATCAACTTAAAAAACATGAAAATGCCGTATTCCTGTTTATGGGAGCGGGAGATGTTCATAAATATCAAGATGCCTTTGAAGCAATTTTGAATTAA
- a CDS encoding DUF948 domain-containing protein, producing MEVLLYIAALVAAIGFLVLCVSIGMTLFSVKNTLNSIAGTVAGIEGQMEGITRETTSLLTKTNALADDISDKSEKLNSVMHAVKGVGDSVNNLNSSVQRITTSISTEVHKNEDKIAQVVQWSNVAMGIADQWRQRKPINEEDIIYTSTKTNETPPNLGQKSKFGFLKRK from the coding sequence ATGGAAGTATTACTTTATATTGCGGCATTAGTGGCTGCAATCGGATTTTTAGTCCTATGCGTAAGTATTGGTATGACATTGTTTTCTGTTAAGAATACATTAAATTCAATTGCGGGAACTGTTGCCGGCATCGAAGGACAAATGGAAGGCATTACACGTGAGACGACAAGCCTGCTTACAAAAACAAATGCACTGGCAGATGATATTTCAGATAAATCGGAGAAGTTAAATTCAGTAATGCATGCTGTAAAAGGTGTTGGGGATTCTGTGAATAATTTGAATTCATCAGTTCAACGTATTACAACATCGATTTCAACAGAAGTGCATAAAAACGAAGACAAGATTGCGCAAGTCGTACAATGGAGTAATGTAGCGATGGGGATTGCAGACCAATGGCGTCAGCGCAAGCCGATTAATGAAGAAGATATCATTTATACGAGTACTAAAACAAATGAAACACCACCAAATTTAGGCCAGAAATCAAAGTTTGGTTTCTTAAAACGCAAGTAA
- a CDS encoding YtxH domain-containing protein produces the protein MEEKRVNYDYNRLNDSIYDDEKVHVKDFVIGALVGGIVGVATALLLTPKTGSEMRNDVAVQAVTLKDKSIELSGTAKEKTAQLSTQLKEQSSSIVEKVKAKTAKQPPVMDDGTASSEGEEPLPLDKMVDEEVLAAEAPDPDSVNTDPDIAPNSTRHTDVQ, from the coding sequence ATGGAAGAAAAACGCGTAAATTATGATTATAACCGATTAAATGATTCGATTTATGATGATGAAAAAGTTCACGTTAAGGATTTTGTTATCGGCGCATTAGTAGGCGGTATTGTCGGTGTAGCGACAGCTTTATTACTTACGCCTAAGACAGGCAGTGAAATGCGTAATGATGTTGCGGTACAAGCTGTCACATTAAAGGATAAGAGCATTGAGCTTTCTGGCACGGCAAAGGAGAAAACGGCACAGCTATCGACGCAATTAAAAGAGCAATCTTCTTCAATTGTTGAAAAAGTGAAAGCGAAAACAGCGAAACAACCACCAGTTATGGATGATGGAACTGCTTCATCAGAAGGTGAGGAACCATTACCATTGGATAAAATGGTAGATGAAGAAGTACTTGCTGCTGAAGCTCCGGATCCGGATAGCGTAAATACAGACCCGGATATCGCACCAAACTCAACACGCCATACAGATGTACAATAA